Proteins from one Calditrichota bacterium genomic window:
- the hybB gene encoding Ni/Fe-hydrogenase cytochrome b subunit: MEAFLKATQIKTRFFTPGVVVLTLLMINGLVFAALRFIFGIGSITNLNNQYPWGIWIGIDVAAGVALAAGGFTTAALVHIFHKEEFHDIVRPALLTAMLGYTFVGLGVFFDLGRYYFIYHPLYMWNGNSVLFEVGICVMAYISVLYIEFLPIITERFIGKVHLKGFLKIFNKATDSLLRLLDRIMDKAIFFFLILGVVLSCLHQSSIGTLMMIAGDKIHPLWQSPIAPLMYLISAFSVGFPMVIMESLISSRSFGLKPEINVLAKLGRFVGPMLFIYLAFKLGDMAIRETYVYLNELNVASVMWVIEVLIGIILPLRLFLWDKVLKSPFWIFVASNLVIFGVFINRFNNFIVAYTPLYAKESYWPSIGEISVTLGFISLEILLYRLIVMIFPVVSQPVQKITKKTRFALKGVIK, translated from the coding sequence ATGGAAGCCTTTTTAAAAGCCACACAGATTAAAACCCGTTTTTTTACACCAGGTGTAGTCGTTCTTACTTTGTTAATGATAAACGGATTAGTATTTGCAGCTCTCAGGTTCATCTTTGGGATTGGTTCAATAACCAACCTTAATAATCAATACCCGTGGGGAATTTGGATAGGAATTGATGTGGCAGCTGGTGTGGCACTTGCGGCCGGCGGGTTCACCACAGCAGCGTTGGTTCATATTTTCCATAAAGAAGAATTTCATGATATAGTTCGCCCGGCGCTGCTTACTGCCATGCTTGGTTATACATTTGTCGGGCTTGGTGTCTTTTTCGATTTAGGAAGATATTATTTTATATATCATCCTTTGTATATGTGGAATGGAAACTCTGTCTTGTTTGAAGTTGGTATTTGTGTGATGGCTTATATTTCGGTTTTGTATATTGAATTTTTACCTATTATTACGGAACGTTTTATTGGGAAAGTTCACTTAAAAGGTTTTTTAAAAATATTTAATAAAGCCACAGATTCTCTCCTCCGTTTGCTGGACAGGATTATGGATAAAGCGATTTTCTTTTTCCTAATCCTCGGTGTTGTCCTTTCCTGTTTACATCAATCATCGATTGGTACGTTGATGATGATTGCAGGAGACAAAATCCATCCGCTTTGGCAGTCGCCCATTGCTCCATTAATGTATTTGATTTCAGCATTTTCTGTTGGGTTTCCTATGGTGATAATGGAATCACTTATTTCATCAAGATCATTTGGCTTAAAACCTGAAATAAATGTGCTGGCTAAACTTGGCAGATTTGTTGGTCCGATGTTGTTTATTTATCTCGCTTTTAAGTTAGGCGATATGGCAATTCGTGAGACTTATGTTTATTTGAATGAATTAAATGTTGCAAGTGTCATGTGGGTTATTGAAGTGCTCATTGGCATAATTCTTCCTTTGCGTCTTTTCTTGTGGGATAAAGTCCTTAAGTCGCCATTCTGGATATTTGTTGCCTCAAACCTGGTGATATTTGGTGTTTTTATCAATCGCTTTAATAATTTTATTGTAGCCTATACACCCCTTTATGCGAAAGAATCCTACTGGCCAAGTATTGGTGAAATATCCGTAACCCTGGGTTTTATTTCGCTTGAAATTCTCTTATACAGGCTCATTGTTATGATCTTTCCTGTTGTTAGCCAGCCTGTTCAGAAAATTACAAAGAAAACACGTTTTGCACTGAAGGGGGTAATTAAATGA
- a CDS encoding 4Fe-4S dicluster domain-containing protein: MTQSRRDFLKSVGLIGAAAGGLKTNEAIAAPKNIISDDRMGVLIDTTTCIGCRRCEFACKNAHDIQSGDEADYDDRSVFEQNRRPEVDALTVVNEFDNPKEEEFPINVKVQCMHCDHPACVSACIVGAFSKQENGSVVWDSDKCIGCRYCMVACPFQIPAFEYEKAVQPRIMKCDFCFDRTKEGLLPACVDICPVEALTYGKRYELIKLAHKRIADHPEKYINHVYGENEAGGTSWMYLASREFKDLELPVRSSKPAPGASEALQHGIFKYFIPPVSLFALLGGIMWLGKDKNNDGAGD; encoded by the coding sequence ATGACACAATCGCGACGTGACTTTTTAAAGTCGGTAGGGTTAATCGGAGCTGCTGCCGGTGGCTTAAAAACTAATGAGGCAATTGCCGCCCCAAAAAATATAATTTCGGATGACCGGATGGGTGTTTTGATTGATACAACAACATGTATTGGTTGCAGGCGTTGTGAATTTGCTTGTAAAAATGCACATGATATTCAATCGGGGGATGAGGCAGATTACGATGACCGATCCGTTTTTGAGCAAAATAGAAGACCTGAAGTAGATGCATTAACCGTCGTGAACGAGTTTGATAACCCGAAAGAAGAGGAGTTCCCAATTAATGTAAAAGTACAATGTATGCATTGCGATCACCCGGCTTGTGTATCGGCCTGTATTGTGGGGGCCTTTTCAAAACAAGAAAATGGATCGGTTGTCTGGGATAGTGATAAGTGTATCGGTTGTCGATACTGTATGGTAGCTTGCCCATTTCAAATACCTGCATTTGAATATGAAAAAGCAGTTCAACCGCGGATTATGAAATGCGATTTTTGTTTTGATCGGACAAAGGAAGGCCTGCTTCCTGCATGTGTTGATATTTGTCCGGTGGAAGCATTGACTTATGGGAAAAGATATGAACTGATAAAACTGGCTCATAAGCGTATTGCAGACCATCCGGAAAAATATATCAACCATGTTTATGGAGAAAATGAAGCAGGAGGTACATCCTGGATGTATTTGGCATCAAGGGAGTTTAAAGATCTGGAATTACCTGTGCGCTCCAGTAAACCGGCACCGGGTGCATCAGAAGCCCTCCAACATGGGATCTTCAAATATTTCATTCCGCCTGTATCTCTGTTTGCTTTGCTGGGTGGCATAATGTGGTTGGGAAAAGATAAAAACAATGATGGAGCGGGAGATTAG
- a CDS encoding sigma 54-interacting transcriptional regulator: protein MSGKEPQTSKDFTKIILDNITDGVFTTTGDMRITSFNKAAEKITGVAREKAINEFCYDVFRTNVCEKNCLLSSTMKTGKAIVSKKIFIVNSDGIQIPISISTALLKDKQGKIIGGVETFRDQSAVIDLRKKLEGSYSYADIVSKNKEMNRIFDILPQIAESDSTVLIEGESGTGKDLFASVIHNLSSRKNKAMVAVNCGALPDTLLESELFGYKAGAFTDAKNDKEGRFAQAEESTILLDEIGDVSPAFQVRLLRVLQDHVYEPLGSNKPVRANVRVIAATNKNLSQLVEQGLFRSDLYYRINIIRIVIPPLRDRREDIPHLVKHFIGKYNNIMGKNIEMVSENVLKILMKYHFPGNVRELENIIERTMVLCRKNIIECDQLPDELTQQFNQTHIVDVINPTVKDVERKTILDCLEKNCWNRLATAKELGMHKTTLFRKIKKLDICLPSKDGRFSK from the coding sequence ATGAGTGGCAAGGAACCCCAAACCTCAAAAGATTTTACAAAAATTATTCTGGATAATATAACAGACGGTGTTTTTACTACCACCGGCGATATGCGAATTACGTCTTTTAATAAAGCGGCTGAGAAGATAACAGGTGTAGCAAGGGAAAAAGCAATAAATGAATTTTGTTATGATGTTTTCCGCACAAATGTCTGTGAGAAAAACTGTTTGCTTAGCTCTACAATGAAAACCGGCAAAGCAATTGTTTCTAAAAAAATATTCATCGTCAATTCCGATGGAATACAGATTCCTATAAGTATATCAACTGCATTATTAAAAGACAAACAAGGCAAGATTATTGGTGGTGTTGAAACCTTTAGGGATCAAAGTGCTGTAATTGATCTGCGTAAGAAACTTGAGGGCAGTTATTCTTACGCGGATATAGTTAGTAAAAATAAAGAGATGAATCGAATCTTTGATATTTTGCCTCAGATTGCTGAGAGTGACAGTACTGTGCTGATTGAAGGAGAAAGCGGCACAGGGAAAGATCTTTTTGCCAGCGTAATTCATAATCTCAGTAGCCGAAAAAACAAAGCGATGGTTGCTGTAAATTGTGGCGCATTGCCTGATACATTATTAGAGTCGGAACTATTTGGGTATAAAGCCGGTGCTTTTACCGATGCAAAAAATGACAAAGAAGGTCGCTTTGCCCAGGCCGAAGAAAGTACAATTTTACTAGACGAAATTGGTGATGTCTCCCCTGCATTTCAAGTGCGGTTATTGCGTGTTTTACAAGATCATGTTTACGAACCATTAGGATCCAATAAACCTGTTCGGGCAAATGTACGGGTAATTGCTGCGACTAATAAAAACTTATCACAATTGGTAGAACAAGGTTTATTCCGCAGCGATTTGTATTACCGGATAAATATAATAAGAATAGTTATCCCGCCTCTGAGAGATAGACGTGAAGATATACCTCATCTTGTGAAACATTTTATTGGCAAATACAATAATATTATGGGCAAGAATATTGAAATGGTTTCTGAAAATGTTTTGAAAATTTTGATGAAATATCATTTTCCGGGCAATGTTCGCGAGCTGGAAAATATCATTGAAAGAACCATGGTATTGTGCCGGAAAAATATTATTGAATGTGATCAATTGCCTGATGAATTAACACAACAATTTAATCAAACTCATATCGTTGATGTCATCAATCCAACTGTAAAAGATGTTGAACGGAAAACTATTTTGGATTGTCTGGAAAAAAACTGCTGGAACCGTTTAGCCACCGCCAAAGAATTAGGCATGCATAAAACAACACTTTTTCGAAAAATTAAAAAACTGGATATATGCCTTCCTTCCAAAGATGGGCGATTTAGCAAATAA
- a CDS encoding HD domain-containing protein, with protein MLDRKEKLSRLIQLGLEVSQISDLDVLLEKILSEARSLVHADAGSIYIKEGEMLKFSYAQNDTLRSKLGPNKKLIYTTFSMPINNNSIAGFVANTGKTSNIPDAYKISPSLPFAFNSDFDKKVGYHTTSILTVPLKNTRKQIIGVLQLINAQDDADKIIAFMDEDEPLIIHFANYAANAIEKAQLTRTTIMRMISMAELRDPKETGPHVNRVAAYSLEIYEAYAHKKGISKEQISSQKDSLRMAAMLHDVGKVAISDNILKKPGRFTEEEYDVMKTHTILGAQLFGGARSEFDEIAEEVALNHHERWDGKGYPGYIDIDSGEGLAGHKDKDGNVLGKKEEEIPLFGRIVAIADVFDALSSKRVYKDAWTEEQVFEALREGSGSQFDPDLIEVFFENVDVMRSIQQRYPDEN; from the coding sequence ATGCTCGACAGAAAAGAAAAACTGTCCAGGTTAATCCAACTTGGGCTGGAAGTTAGCCAAATCAGTGATCTTGATGTTCTCCTGGAAAAAATATTGAGCGAGGCAAGAAGCCTTGTACATGCCGATGCCGGATCGATTTATATTAAAGAAGGGGAAATGTTAAAATTCAGCTATGCGCAGAATGATACTTTGCGATCAAAGCTGGGACCTAATAAAAAGTTAATCTATACAACTTTTTCAATGCCGATTAATAATAATTCAATTGCGGGCTTTGTTGCAAACACCGGTAAAACTTCAAATATCCCCGATGCTTATAAAATTTCTCCATCTTTGCCGTTTGCATTCAATAGTGATTTTGATAAAAAAGTTGGTTACCACACAACATCTATTTTAACCGTTCCTTTAAAAAATACCCGAAAACAAATTATTGGTGTCTTACAGTTAATTAATGCCCAGGACGATGCAGATAAAATTATTGCATTTATGGATGAAGATGAGCCGCTTATTATCCACTTTGCAAATTATGCCGCTAATGCCATTGAAAAAGCACAACTCACCCGTACTACAATCATGCGTATGATAAGTATGGCAGAATTGCGTGATCCTAAAGAAACAGGCCCTCATGTAAATCGCGTTGCTGCTTATTCTCTGGAAATATATGAGGCTTACGCTCATAAAAAAGGAATTTCGAAAGAACAGATTTCTTCTCAGAAAGATTCATTAAGAATGGCTGCCATGTTGCACGATGTAGGAAAAGTAGCCATATCAGATAATATCCTCAAAAAACCCGGAAGGTTTACAGAAGAAGAATATGACGTAATGAAGACACACACAATTCTTGGCGCTCAGCTTTTTGGTGGCGCTCGTTCCGAGTTTGATGAAATAGCTGAAGAAGTGGCTTTAAACCACCATGAGCGTTGGGATGGAAAAGGATATCCTGGCTATATTGATATTGATTCTGGTGAAGGACTTGCGGGCCACAAAGATAAGGATGGGAATGTTCTTGGTAAAAAAGAAGAAGAAATTCCATTATTTGGCCGCATAGTTGCTATCGCTGATGTTTTTGATGCACTTTCTTCTAAGCGCGTTTATAAGGATGCCTGGACAGAAGAACAAGTATTTGAAGCTTTACGTGAAGGATCCGGAAGCCAATTTGATCCGGACCTTATTGAAGTATTTTTTGAAAATGTTGATGTAATGCGATCCATACAACAACGCTATCCTGACGAAAACTGA